The genomic interval ACGCTTTGTGACTACAGGTACAGAAGGACCTCGGTTATGTGGGCAGTGAGTCTTGGAACTCAGAGGGGAGACTAAAATGAGAGGCCATCGTGGAGCGGACATGTGACATGGGTCCGGTGGGACTCCCCGAAGTATTGGCGAGTCCCCCAGTAATTTCTGGCCTCAGGAGAACCCCTCACGAAGGGTCGGAGGGGTAGGGCCGCAATGAGAGTAGGATGAGGAGCTTGGGTAGGTCCTAAGTGGACCTGGGAAAGACCCTGGCCTCGCTGATCCcgtgggcctgggcctgggccagggccagggcggTGCTACGTGTCCTTTGTTGAGGCTGGTGGCCACGTCTGCCTGCAGGAGAGAATAACAACCCCCACAAAGCATCTGTCCAACTCTTTGTAACTTGAAGACTGTGAGTCATGTTGGGTCATCTTCCTAGGGAGTATGGGCTGCAATTTACTTTGTTGGACAACCACAGCAGGGGCCAGGAATGGTTCAGAGGGTTTAAGGCCGGAAAGGGAAATGAAGGAGCCGGCGCTAACCCTCTAAGGACCTGTTTTACTTCTGTCTAAACCAAATGGGCAGTCAGTCCTTATAGATACCCTGGGTCTTCTGCTGTGGCCACCGGGTAGGAGTATCACAGTCAAGCTAGGAGAGACGACAGTTTccagaaaactggaaacaaatggCTGAGTGCTTTCCAGGGTCTCATCTGTGGGAAGGTATGTTTGCTTAAAATCCTTCCCTCTGAAAATCAACAAACCCACTGGAGGGTGAGGTTCTCTGCCCTGTGGCATGAGGGAGCCTTTCACAGCTACCATAGTCCTTGGTGTATCATAAACTTCAGTCTCATTTGCAGACAAACATGATTTACAGGCATTGCAAGACATAAGTTGGggcattttttattaaaaagaaagttttgaaTTTGTTAAGCTACCATTTTAAACTGAACTAATAAACCAAGTTCCTTGGCAGCTAGTTCTACCTTGGATTCAAAAGtgctagaaaaaaattttccccATTTCATACAGTACTTTTTGGTGATAGGCTGTGTAATTTTGCTCCACAAAAGCAGACTATGTGTTCAGGCAACAGTGCTATTTTAAGTGACCAAGTTATTAAAACTGTACCAAAGGAGTGTGGTTTATGTGTAGTTTGCATTTTATGAATTTGTAGTTATGATACACAAAATACCCATTTTTTCCTGGGAAGCTTGCAATTTTTTCCCCTTCAAGGATTTACAGTATCTGTGGTTTCCCACAACCCTGGCCagacttggaaaatattttgcagCCAGGCTCAGGTGCAGCCTGTAGGTTGGATTTGGGTTGCTGACAGAAGTCCACAGTCATTAAGTTTTCAACAGATTCTATAAAGCAACTTCTTTGTATAGGATCTTTCAAAGCGTTCCTTTCAAGCATCCACCAAGCTCTGCCCCCTGGTGGCTAGTGAAAGAAACAGGGGAGTAGAAAAGTGCTCttcccttcacttttttttttttttttttcatttcacagaCATTTATTCAGAGTACTAAGCATGTGTTGGGTTACCATTTTAAAGTAGAAGAAGACAGATGTGACACCTGCGAAATCGAATCAAGTAAAGTTATATGGTCTCTGAAATGTGTTTTTTAGATGAAAAGGTGAATAAAAATTCCCAATATGATACGATGGACATgctgggccagataattcttgtggggactgtcctgtgcattgtagcaTGTTTAGCAGTATCCCTCGTTTGTACcgactagatgccagtagcaacccCCGCTcccaagttgtgacaaccaaaaatgtctctagacatagTCAAGTGTCCCCTAGAGGGCAAAATTGTCTGCAATTGAGACCCActgatatataagaaaataaaatttagtctGTATATTATCTTGCCTTGAGGAGAATAATAGtgaaaataatcaaagaataTCAGGAGCAGTGTTATTCCCACTTGAAATGTATGTCTAAACGTTGTATGTATCTGCTTGTGAAAGTGaattaaattactaaaatttaaaGTCTAAAACACACCGtactgttttgaaatattttgcacttttaaaactttattttgtatGTCTTTGAATACTTTTGTaattgttaaatgcttttttttttcttattatttctctgACAGTAGTAgtgtctttttcttcttacagTCAGGAAAATGGCAATGTCAAAgacttaaaaaatcatttatcaaACCAAAAATGAAACTGGTAATGGAGAAGCAAATTGGTTGGCAAATATCAGTCTGATTATCTAGGATTTTTCCCAGACAGCTATTTGATTTTATCATCCATCCCAGATACTGTAGTCAAAAGATAAGCTTTGAAGTTACTTTAATAGCTAagaaactttgttttttgttttcattggaaAGTCTACTTATGCAGAATGATAATACTAGGCAACTTACACAAATAGAGGAAATGTTAgagtaaaaatttaaatggattgCATTGGGTTTTGGAGTATGTAATAAATAACACATTTGTTCCTAGCTGAACCAATTCAGATGTAGACACAGAAATTAGACAGGTGGAGTGCAAGGTATACTTTTACCACTGATCATACAGCATTGGTGTGTATGGCTTATGTGTGCTAGGCTGGTAGATTTGCTGGTGCTCTCTTCCCCAGGTCTAGACCCTGAAAGGTCCACCCAGGGCAGTGGACACACTTGTCCAGAGTCACTGCCTCACATTGGTCTTGGGGGAATCATAGGAATAATAATGACTGACGATGCAATGTTTACTGTgttccaggcattgttctaagcacattttatatattattcacTTGAAGCTTATACAAACCCTACAAGGTAAGGCTctattattatcccaattttacagataaggaaacagcaCCAAAATGTTGAGTAACTTGCCCTATCTTACAGAGCTAATGTAAGGTGGAGCCAGGATAAAATCCAAAGAAACTGGCTCTGGAATCCATGCATTTAAACGCTGCAAGATATCCTTCCCCAAAACAAGCATAGAGAATCCTAGCTCTTACAGACAGTTTGATAGATTGTGGATGGTCCCCTATTGAGAACTAATGGTCACCTGAAACTAGATCACTTAATCACGTACTGCTTCTCCTTGGGGAGGAGGGGCGGTATGAGAGGCTAGAAATGTTATCCAAGTACTGCTTCCCCCacttaaaaacagagagaagCAGGGATTTTCATATCCAAGTTGGAGATATCGCCGGTGCAAGATAATTATTGActcttaagattttattttataattatgtccGTAGGAATTTATCTTAgggaaataattcaaaagaagaaaaaggctatCTGGATAAAGATTTTCATTACAATAATAttctaataagaaaaaagtagaaataaaccaTGTATCCAAAAATAGTATGTTTGCATCAAACTGTAAAAGTCCAGGTCTCTTTGCAAGGTAtagaggtagaagaaaaaaagcagagtaTCAAAGTATTTCCACCTTGGGATAtaggtatttaaaattatatatgcttATAATGAACAGTAGAAAGGAGCaggcaaatgaaataattttgtccTCCtctgatgtgtatgtgtgtttaaagTTTGTGCACTAAAAATTATGACAAATcacaatattttagaaataatttgaaaatgaattctCTATAATAAGTCATCTACAACATGGGCACATGGTATTAAGGGATTCTTGACTCCAAGGGCTCAAGATAAATGCAATTTTAATCATACTGAGTCTCTGAATCTTGAGTGGTGAGAGTTTTCTTCGCCTTCTCTTTCTCATTACAGTATAATGGAATGTGCTTACAAGGGCCGGCAGGAGTGCCTGGTCGAGACGGGAGCCCTGGGGCCAATGGCGTTCCAGGTACCCCTGGGATCCCAGGTCGGGATGGATTCAAAGGAGAAAAGGGGGAATGTTTGAGGGAGACCTTTGAGGAGTCCTGGACACCCAACTACAAGCAGTGTTCATGGAGTTCACTGAATTATGGCATAGATCTTGGGAAAATTGCAGTAAGTaaagtttgaattattttaaaagtgaagcaAAATATGGTTTTCATGTTTCAGTGTTGATTTTTTggtgacattttattattttttaaccaaaagaCTTAGAGAAGTAGGTAGCATgtgacttttaatttaaaattgataaaaagttaataagatttcaaagttaatttcataaatgtatttctaagaCAAATGCTTATCATTTTAACCGTAGTATCTAAAataacatactttttaaatgcaaacaaaagAGAGCATAAGTGGTCTGTGTTGGACAGTAAGCAATTTTCCAATCTTGCcctaaagtaaatttaaattcaGTCTAAGAAATTCTGCCCTGGCTTCAGATATAAAGGTGGGAAGAAGTTTCCAAGAAATTACCACATTGATCTGGAAGCAGAAGTCCATTGGTGTTTGTCTTTATTCAAGTAGCATACCCAGCTTAAAACTGCTAAGCATAGGAGAAGTGAAATAGATTAGATGTGAGGTACTACAGcgattattttaagtttttctgcaaccttaaggctgaataatggggaattattcaaaatagcctGTCTGGTAATGTATTTTGAGTAATGTTTCAGTCACTTTGATTAGTGTTTGCCTCAAAAGTAATTGGGACATCCACTGGGATGGAAGAGAGTTGAAGAAGTTGATGCTATTTATAAGCCTCTTTTCTCTCGTTGACCAACTCTGTGCATGGTTCTATATTTACAGCATATTACTTCATGATTTTAACACTACCATCAAGCAATTacaagaaattttcttttcataaaactcTTTATGATTTTAAGATGCACTGTGTGTATAATCCTTGTTCCTCATCTCAGCTCTTCCTGCTCTATTATCTGTAAGAGTTACAAACTATCTTGATTTAATTGTTTTGTAATAGGATTTCCATGTAGCTTCCATAGTTTCGTTGACTATGACATTTTCTGTGCTCATGCATGTTTCTAAAAAGCATCTTGTTAAAATATTCCTTAGTTATTTAAACATCTGACATTGATACACTGGTTGCTTATTTATAGTTGTCTATCAAAAGTTACTGAGTTCCTTCTAAATGCTATCCTTGTGGGTTCTgaattattaatatgttttaatattcctTTTAGCAATGGTCAGGATGGGTATGGGAACCTTCTACAAGTAAAAGACAATAGGACCATAAGCCAATAGACAGACAAATTTGCAAAGACCAAtgagaaaataagcaaacaagAAACCTGGCCCTTATCATTGTGTCATatagataaatattaaaaaccttGCTCATCCTTTATTCCCTCATACTGTTTGCTATTGTTCGAAAAGAAGCAGGTCAAGAGTGAATATGTATGGAGAGCACTAGTCTAGAATGttaagttccatgagggcagggattctGGTTTGTTAACTGCTGTATCTGTACCGTCTAGTGCATAGTTGGGGCTCAGCAAATAGTTTTTGAAcgcaaaaaaaagaggaaatacattAATTGTTTTAGTCAAAAGTGCTGGAGGCTAGCTTTCTTTAGTAAAACTGAAAGATACCCTCGATGGGGTGAGAAATTCTAAGAAAGCTGTAATTTGAGTTCCTTTATCAAAATCTCTTACCTAGCTTACAGAAAATCTCCCTCTCTATATAAAagttaagcttttctttttcttttccttttttttttctttctatttttgagacagagtctcactgtcttgcccaggctagagtacagtggcacaatcttggctcactgccatctccacctcctgggttcaagcaattctcacatctcagcctcccgagtaactgcgattacaggcatgcaccaccacacccagctaattttttgtatttttagtggagatgggatttgccatgttggccaggcttgtcttgaacccctggcctcaagtaatctgcctgccttggcctcccaaagtgctgggattataggcatgagccaccgcacctggccaagttaaactttttaaatacattttggggAAAAGGATTGTTAAGTAAAATTCACAAATCTCAAAatctctttttaattaaaatagaaaatgttaactaaatttcatttctatgtttGTGACAGGAGTGTACATTTACAAAGATGCGTTCAAACAGTGCTCTAAGAGTTTTGTTCAGTGGCTCACTTCGGCTAAAATGCAGAAATGCATGCTGTCAACGTTGGTATTTCACATTCAATGGAGCTGAATGTTCAGGACCTCTTCCTATTGAAGCCATAGTTTATTTGGACCAAGGAAGCCCTGAAATGAATTCAACAATTAATATTCATCGCACTTCTTCTGGTATGTAAAGTTATGACATTGCAAGATGTGCCTCAGATCTAACTAAGATTAATTTTGAGTCCCACTATGGTGTTGGGTCCTAGCCTGCTGTAAAGGGACCTCTAGCAAGTTTTCAATGCATGATTCTCCACCCTGGGTTATACTTCTGTTTTACCTctagctctttaaaaaatatatagatgccTGGGACCTATCTCTGATGAACTGACTCTGAATCTCTAGTGGTAAGACCAcagcgccttttttttttttttttttttgagccagagtcttgttctggcaccaggcgccaggctggagtgcagtggcccaatcttggctcactgcaacctctgcctcctgggttcaagcaattctcctgcctcagcctccccaatagctggagctacagacgcacatgccaccatgcccagcttctgcGCTTTTTAAAAGATCCCCTGATGATTCTGATGTGCCCCAGGCTTGAAAATCAGTGAGTTAAATGATGTGGCAAAATAGCCAATAATGCCATGGAGCAGTGACTTTTCTACCCGGGCTTCATATTGGGTTCACTTTAGGAATTTTGAGAAGCTTACAAAAGAAATACCTATCCCACCCCTTTAAGAAGTCAGATTTAATATGTCTGGGTGCAGACTTGGCAGGGGATTTTCAAAATATCTCttggttggctgggtgtggtggctcatacctgtaatccagaactttgggaggctaagatgggcaatcgcttgagcctagcagtttgagacaacgtgggcaacatggcaaaaccccatttctacaaaaaattacaataaaattagtCTCAACTAccagggagactgaggttggagaatggcttcagcccaggaggcagaggttgcagtgagttgagttcGCACTTCATTCTGagtgatgacagagtgagatccagtttttaaaaaaatattattattctgatGTTGAGGcaaagttgagaaccactggctcaGACTAAAGGAGACTGACTCATTTTTCTGCCTTATTCTTTAAAAGGGTGGATACTGTCTGCTGAAtttgtaaaagagaaaatttttatactatttctgcattctctgttTCCACCTAGTATGAGAGAAAAGACATCCAGTGATCACTTAAACtgtcagaaaaatattattaggTTGTtttacgtatgtatgtatgtatgtatgtgtatatatatatatatatatattttttagagacaggtcttgtgctgttgctcaggctggagtacggtggtgggatcattgctcactgcaactttgaacaCTTGGCCTCAAGTTGATTCTCTTGCTCAGCTTCCCAACGTGCtgtcattacaggcatgagccaccatgcccagactgttCTATTTTAAGATTCATTAAAGACTGTttagaaaataccaaaaagtagaagaggaagagttttttttttttaatttttttatttttaatcttatcCCCTAGAGACACCACTATCAATATTTACTTGTCAGCCATTTTGGTTTCTTAAGTTGCAGCGGATGGCACACCATGACAGCGCAGCCTGGTAGCATCAGAAAGTGCAatactattatatttatttgtatttccatagaataaaaataagaaactgtaCAGATGGTTAGCATCATTTCCTTGACATCCTGAAGAGATTTTTCACTAAtgttatacttaaaaatggttgaggggagggagaagatcaTCTCATCTTTCCCTTCCCTCAGAAATAAGATTTCAGCCTTCTTTGGGGCTCCAAGTCAGATACTGAACCCCAAAACCAATTTATTCCTAAGCAATCAAGGGGATCCCCTCTATATTTTCCCTCAATCCCCACAATATCCTTGAAATATAAAAGAGATTTTAACCCCCTGTCTTTGCATATTGAGAAACCCAAGGAAATACAGTGTCTTACCTAGGACAGTAGAATTGGTGAAATTAAGGCCCTGTTCTCTTGTCTCAGTTCTCTTTGTAATCAGATTAAAACCCCTCTTCACTAAGCCAGATACATGTGCTAGAAAGGAAGAAGTGTTTCCCATCtaaaaaacagtctttaaaataagaagaatctagatattaaatataaaatttgattaGGAAATGATATGTTTAGAGATTAGTTGATATAAGCAACTTACATTCTATTCTGTTATCTTTAAGGTGTGTGTTAATATTTTGCTGCAGTGTAAGCCCGTAGGCCCAAAAACTGTGACCTATACACGCATAtactttacaaataatttaacaTAGCATTTCCCAACCATGGTGTGCAGACTCATTTGGTGTGATCAATTGGGTGGAGCATCACAAGTAATGTGTTATTAATAAAAGTTTTTGTGTTATTGTGGATTAAAAGTTACCTCTGTAATGAATCACTTTCTCTAACATGCTGATAATCTCTcttaagggaaaggaaaggggtgCACTTATAATTAGCAAATCAGAGGATGACTTAAAGCCTTGATATACTCATGGGAGTTTGACAAACTGTTTCATCTATTACATGGGTCTAGGAGGAAAATGGGTTGAGAAGTCCTAATCCAACATACTGTTTTCACTTAACAAGCTATGATACTACATTGTCACAGCAAAAATGTTCATTTACCTACATTATTTCATCTGCTAAAGACCATGAAGTGACCATTTGATTCTCCTCAGATGGGGCTAATGCAAGACCCAAGCTTGTCTGATGTCCTTAGGCTATAGGCGTATGCGAACAAGTTTCTAGGCTATAGATGTCAAGACCTTGGGTAAAGATGAGCATTTCTAGGCATTTCCACTTGGCGTGGTACTAAGAATACCAGATTAAATGGAATTGTATGCCTACTGTTTAGTTCCCCCAACTTGGAAAGGGGCCTGAACCAGAGGCAGGTCCCTGGATTCTGAGAAACTTGCCCTGGGTTTACTCCTGTGAGAGTTTAGGTAAGTAGATTGCTTCAGACCTACATCCCTGGGTCTCAATCGGAATGCACTAACCTCAATCAAATAGGAAGTCACATGAAGTCATCCACTACACTACTTCTATATCaggattcattttcttaaagaatcTGCCAATCTACAGTTTCTTCTCCCATTTTACACATGCGTCAAAGGTACTCTGTCTTTTTGCCTGCTAAAATGGCtgctgagggattttttttttttaatttaagacaaGACTTTGGTAAGATGTATTGCAACTTGTATGTTAGTAGGTGAAAGTCCAGAGAACATATGAGAAGTTGCATAATTATAATGCATAAAAACACATAGGAAAtgcaaggtttttttgttttatgtttattcacTATGAGGAAATTCTGTGTAAAATGGGATTCCCGATTGAAGGGCTGGTGTAATGATTATGTTAGAATTTCTTTTAATGTTATAAAGTTATTTCTTCTGactgggtccagtggctcacacctataatcccagcactttgggaggccagggcaggcaggttaccaggtcaggagattgagaccatcctggctaacacagtgaaactccatctctaccaaaaatacaaaaaatgatccaggtgtggtggcatgtgcctgtagacccagctactctggaggctgaggcaggagaattgcttgaacctgggaggcagaggttgcagtgagctgagatcgctccattgcactccagcctgagcaacagagcaagactctattaaaaaaaaaaaaaaaaaggtatttcttcTACTTGTATAGCATCACATATCAGCAGATAAATGTTGAAAatggctttctttaaaaaaaaaaaaaaggacttgcaTATCAAATGGAAGTCTTggcttttaaaagtatatataggCTTTCTTTGCTTAGTCAAATAAATTGCTTTGTTTAATCAAATAAATTTATCTAgtcaaataaatttgttttaagttagCTCTGTAACTATACAAATTCTGGTTTTATGCTTGAAATCTGTAAGAACACTGCCTGTTAAACTTATATCATAGAATggatatgtatacatatttttaaaatatttacgtaccaattttagaaaaagagaacTTTATTATGAAAACCTTATCAGGTATTAGAACTTTTAATAACATTACATTAAACAGAATTATAATCTAGCTTTATCAAGTTATAAAATTTAACTAAACGATTTTGCTGTTTGTTGTAAAGAAAGATGTAACTTTCATCTTTGTCTTGCAGTGGAAGGACTTTGTGAAGGAATTGGTGCTGGATTAGTGGATGTTGCTATCTGGGTTGGTACTTGTTCAGATTACCCAAAAGGAGATGCTTCTACTGGATGGAATTCAGTTTCTCGCATCATTATTGAAGAACTAccaaaataaatgctttaattttcatttgctacctctttttttattataccttgGAATGGttcatttaaatgacattttaaataacttttatgtaTACATCTGAATGAAAAGCAAAGCTGAATATGTTTACAGACCAAAGTGTGATTTCACACTATTTTTAAATCTAGCATTAT from Saimiri boliviensis isolate mSaiBol1 chromosome 15, mSaiBol1.pri, whole genome shotgun sequence carries:
- the CTHRC1 gene encoding collagen triple helix repeat-containing protein 1 encodes the protein MRPQGPVASAWLLRGLLLLLLLQLPAPSSASEIPKGKQKAQLRQREVVDLYNGMCLQGPAGVPGRDGSPGANGVPGTPGIPGRDGFKGEKGECLRETFEESWTPNYKQCSWSSLNYGIDLGKIAECTFTKMRSNSALRVLFSGSLRLKCRNACCQRWYFTFNGAECSGPLPIEAIVYLDQGSPEMNSTINIHRTSSVEGLCEGIGAGLVDVAIWVGTCSDYPKGDASTGWNSVSRIIIEELPK